A stretch of Gymnodinialimonas phycosphaerae DNA encodes these proteins:
- a CDS encoding GlxA family transcriptional regulator produces the protein MLDKGARLRPGEGPKRFVFVLLDQFTMLCFSSAVEALRIANRMSGQKLYEWTLVGEGGEDAQCSAGIWFRLDSDLEEVTRDDVVLLCGGIDVASATTKRLLSWIRREARKGPMIGGLCTAGYTLARAGLLDGKRATIHWENQDSFAEEFEEVTLTKSVFVVDGNRITTAGGTASIDLMLKLIAEDHGEDLANLVADQLIYTSIRTDQDTQRLSIPTRIGVRHPKLGQVIRMMEQNIEDPISPAQLAMDVGMSTRQLERLFRRYLNRSPKRYYMELRLGKARNLLMQTDMSVINVALACGFASPSHFSKCYRAHYDTTPYRERGSHAARVKT, from the coding sequence ATGTTGGACAAAGGTGCCCGTTTGCGCCCTGGCGAAGGCCCCAAGCGGTTTGTCTTCGTCCTGTTGGACCAATTCACCATGTTGTGCTTCTCCTCGGCGGTCGAGGCGTTGCGGATCGCCAACCGCATGTCGGGCCAAAAACTGTACGAATGGACGCTTGTGGGCGAAGGCGGCGAAGATGCGCAGTGTTCGGCCGGGATCTGGTTCCGGCTGGACAGTGATTTGGAAGAGGTCACCCGCGACGACGTCGTCTTGCTGTGCGGCGGCATCGACGTGGCAAGCGCCACGACCAAGCGCCTGCTCAGCTGGATCCGGCGCGAGGCGCGCAAGGGTCCGATGATCGGCGGGCTCTGCACGGCAGGCTACACGCTGGCGCGCGCGGGTCTTCTGGACGGCAAGCGCGCCACCATCCATTGGGAAAACCAGGACAGTTTCGCCGAGGAATTCGAAGAGGTGACGCTGACCAAATCGGTCTTCGTCGTCGACGGCAACCGGATCACCACCGCAGGCGGCACCGCCTCCATCGACCTGATGCTGAAGCTGATCGCCGAGGATCACGGCGAGGATCTGGCCAATCTTGTAGCAGATCAGTTGATCTACACCTCCATCCGCACGGATCAGGACACGCAACGCCTGTCGATCCCCACCCGCATCGGGGTGCGGCACCCCAAGCTGGGGCAAGTGATCCGAATGATGGAGCAGAATATCGAGGACCCTATCAGCCCGGCGCAACTGGCAATGGATGTCGGCATGTCGACCCGCCAGTTAGAGCGGCTGTTCCGCCGCTACCTCAACCGCTCGCCGAAGCGTTATTACATGGAATTGCGCCTCGGCAAGGCGCGCAACCTTCTGATGCAGACGGACATGAGCGTGATCAACGTGGCGCTGGCCTGCGGCTTTGCCTCGCCCTCGCATTTCTCCAAATGCTACCGCGCCCATTATGACACCACCCCCTACCGCGAACGCGGCAGCCACGCGGCGCGCGTCAAGACATGA
- a CDS encoding class II 3-deoxy-7-phosphoheptulonate synthase, with protein sequence MTAASSWTKSDWRAKPRVQMPDYLDADALEAVEAQLRQYPPLVFAGEARTLRDELAAVSRGDGFLLQGGDCAESFAEFSADNIRDTFKVMLQMATVLTFGAKVPVVKIGRMAGQFAKPRSAPTETVNGVELPSYRGDIINDLDFTPEARIPNPEKMLRAYTQAAATLNLLRAFSKGGFADIHRVHSWTLGFTDINDAERYADMANRIQDALDFMTAAGVTGATAHELGQVDFYTSHEALLLEYEEALCRLDSTSGKWLAGSGHMIWIGDRTRQTDGAHVEFCKGVQNPIGIKCGPSMTRSDLKVLLDTLNPNREAGRIVLINRFGAGAVNEILPKLVRAVEEEAHPVVWTCDPMHGNTIKAESGYKTRPFESVLREVQEFFEVHRAEGTIPGGVHFEMTGQDVTECTGGVRAVTDEDLSSRYHTACDPRLNASQSLELAFLVAEELSASRDALRATA encoded by the coding sequence ATGACCGCAGCAAGCAGCTGGACGAAATCCGATTGGCGCGCCAAGCCGCGCGTGCAAATGCCCGACTATCTGGACGCCGACGCCCTTGAGGCCGTCGAAGCGCAGCTGCGCCAGTATCCACCGTTGGTTTTTGCAGGCGAAGCGCGCACCCTGCGCGATGAACTGGCCGCCGTCTCGCGCGGCGACGGCTTCCTGTTGCAGGGCGGCGATTGCGCGGAAAGCTTCGCGGAGTTCTCTGCCGACAACATCCGCGACACCTTCAAGGTGATGTTGCAGATGGCCACGGTTCTGACCTTCGGCGCGAAGGTGCCCGTCGTGAAGATCGGGCGGATGGCGGGCCAGTTCGCCAAGCCGCGTTCGGCGCCGACCGAGACGGTGAACGGCGTGGAACTGCCGTCGTACCGCGGTGACATCATCAATGATCTGGACTTCACGCCCGAGGCGCGCATCCCGAACCCCGAGAAGATGCTGCGTGCCTACACCCAGGCGGCAGCGACGCTGAACCTGCTGCGCGCGTTTTCGAAGGGTGGTTTCGCGGACATTCACCGCGTTCACTCCTGGACCCTGGGGTTCACGGATATCAACGACGCCGAGCGCTATGCCGACATGGCCAACCGCATCCAGGACGCGCTGGACTTCATGACGGCGGCCGGCGTCACCGGCGCCACGGCCCATGAGTTGGGGCAGGTGGATTTCTATACCTCCCACGAAGCGTTGTTGCTGGAATATGAAGAAGCGCTTTGCCGTCTGGACAGCACGTCCGGCAAATGGCTTGCGGGCTCGGGCCACATGATCTGGATCGGCGACCGGACCCGTCAGACCGACGGTGCGCATGTGGAATTCTGCAAGGGCGTGCAAAACCCGATCGGGATCAAATGCGGGCCGTCCATGACACGCTCGGACCTGAAGGTTTTGCTGGACACCCTTAACCCGAACCGCGAGGCGGGGCGCATTGTGCTGATCAACCGCTTTGGTGCGGGCGCGGTGAACGAGATCCTGCCCAAGCTTGTCCGGGCCGTGGAAGAAGAGGCGCACCCCGTCGTCTGGACCTGCGATCCGATGCACGGCAACACGATCAAGGCCGAGTCGGGCTACAAGACCCGGCCCTTCGAGAGCGTGTTGCGCGAAGTGCAGGAATTCTTCGAGGTGCATCGCGCCGAGGGGACGATCCCCGGCGGTGTGCATTTCGAGATGACGGGCCAGGACGTAACCGAATGCACCGGCGGCGTGCGTGCCGTGACGGACGAGGATCTTTCCTCGCGCTATCACACCGCGTGCGACCCACGCTTGAACGCGTCGCAGTCGTTGGAGCTCGCATTTCTGGTGGCGGAAGAGCTGTCAGCCAGCCGCGACGCCCTGCGCGCAACGGCCTAG
- a CDS encoding PAS domain-containing protein, whose product MTMTDELTQALPGIDGRITSVLRYWDGLRGDRFAPGRIEISPSAITRHLSRICILERPRAGTVRMRLAGATLSTRAGMELRGMPFRSLFDLDDRHIAMDAAETAITTPAVSLLALASPERSGPVPEAMMAILPLTDTRGALTRALAIYSERASVTPFISDVRGRFHVTDSWSLDIPESGPIVGPMGDATATKLISTQIMRPRLATQAAAPVLEAQDLPNNCRPVFQVIDGGLA is encoded by the coding sequence ATGACGATGACAGATGAATTGACCCAAGCGCTACCCGGAATCGATGGTCGGATCACCAGCGTTCTGCGCTATTGGGACGGCTTGCGCGGCGACCGTTTTGCGCCGGGCCGGATCGAGATCAGCCCCTCTGCGATCACCCGCCACCTTTCGCGCATCTGTATTCTGGAGCGCCCCCGCGCGGGCACCGTGCGGATGCGCCTGGCGGGCGCCACCTTGTCCACCCGCGCCGGGATGGAACTGCGGGGTATGCCGTTCCGCTCGCTCTTCGACCTCGACGACCGCCACATCGCGATGGATGCGGCAGAAACGGCAATCACCACGCCCGCCGTCAGCCTGCTGGCGTTGGCCAGCCCGGAACGCTCGGGGCCCGTGCCCGAGGCGATGATGGCTATTCTGCCGCTGACCGATACACGGGGTGCGCTGACCCGGGCCCTTGCAATCTATTCCGAGCGTGCGTCAGTAACGCCGTTCATCTCGGATGTTCGGGGGCGGTTTCACGTCACCGACAGCTGGTCGCTGGATATTCCGGAAAGCGGGCCGATCGTCGGCCCGATGGGCGATGCGACGGCAACAAAGCTGATCTCGACCCAGATCATGCGGCCGCGCTTGGCCACCCAGGCCGCAGCCCCGGTGCTTGAGGCGCAAGACTTGCCGAACAACTGCCGCCCGGTCTTTCAGGTGATCGACGGCGGGTTGGCCTAA